The sequence GGAAGATTTTTAAGAATCTGGAAGGTGTTTCCAAATAAGCTTGTACCGTGTATGGACTGTTTCTCCTGCATAGCTTGTTATTAATCCGGAGGTTCACTCCCGAAAAGCTTACTGCCAGTCTTGATGGTCCATTATTAAGTCTCCCAGTATTACCATGTGTCACAGAAATGAGAATTCAGAAGTTGGAGCATTGAGAGTCATTGTATGAGGCAATAAAGCCAAGGAATCCTTGTTCCACAATTAGAAATTATCGGCAGAGAAATTGCTAATAAATGCAATGGTTTACCGTTAGCTGCTAAAGTTCTAGGAGGCCTCTTGAGATCAACACTGGATGTTGAGAGATGGAAACAAATAGCGAAGAATGATATTTGGGAGTTGACACATAAAAAGAGCAAGATAGTTCGAGCTGCTTTAGAATTGAGCTACTACTATCTTCCTCCACACTTGAAGGGGTGCTTTTCTTATTGTTCAATATTCCCAAAAGGCTATGAATTTCAAATAGCGGAGTTGGTCTTATTATGGATGGCTGAAAATCTTGTGCAACATTCTGGGAAGAATATGAGAATGGAAGAAGTTGGTTGTGAGTATTTTGATGATTTAGTATCTATGTCATTTCTTACAAAGATACTGACTACCAAGACAAGTAAATTCATTTTTGTCATGCATGATCTTATAGTTGATTTGGCTAGAactatttttggaaaatacagTTGTTTGTTAAAGCAAAATGATGACATTGATAGGCTTGAGAAGAAGACACGTCACCTTGGATGTGACATggaaatttatattgataacaaAATATCTAATTATGATTTTGAAGTTACTCGTTTGCGAACCTTTTTAACATTTGATTCAAGATATTCTGAAATCAGTATTTCTAAGGAAGTAGTGCAGAATCTGCTATCGATGTTGAAATGTTTGAGAGTATTATCTTTTCGTGGCCTTCATATGACTGAGTTATCTGATTCAATCGGTGAACTAAAACATCTTCGCTATTTAGATATTTCTGGCACCAAGATTGTGATGTTGCCCAAATCTGTAACTAAATTGTACAATTTGCAAATGTTGAAATTAGAAGATTGTGATCAACTTGAAACTTTGCCTAAAGATATGCATCATCTCATTAATTTAAGACAACTCGCTGTTAGTGGAGGTAGCCTAGTTGAGATGCCAAGCCAAATATGTAAATTAAGAAATCTCCAAATGTTGACAACTTTTGTTGTGGGAAAGAATAGTGGTGCTAAAATAGAAGAGTTAGTAGAACTTCAAAGTCTACATGGGGAGCTTTCCATCATGAAGTTAGAAATGTGGTCATTATTACAAAAGCATCAGATCAAGTTAATGTATTGGATAAGAAGCAACTTGAGAAATTGTGTTTGGCATGGAGTTTTAATGATGTTGTTGTTGATCCAAAACATGGAGAGGGTGTGCTCAAAATCCTTTCACCAAACACAATGTTAAAGCAACTCAAAATTCTTAATTACCCAGGCTCAAAATTTCCGAATTGGGTTGGGAATGATTCGTTTAGCAACATTGTTGAAGTAAGGGTTGATGATTGTGAGCGTTGCTCCATTTTACCACCCTTTGGGCAACTTCCTTTGCTAAAAGATCTTTACATTTCAGGATTCAATTCAGTAGTGATGGTGGGAGCTGAGTTTTATGGGAATAGTTCTGTCAAGAAGCCATTTTCATCATTGGAAACATTGAGATTTGAGAACATGCCATCATGGGAGCAATGGCATTCAATGCAAACTGAAGAGGCAACGACATATGGGAAGCTCAAAAcacttgaaatttttaattgtcCGAAGCTTGTTGGAGATTTGCCTCGCTTCTTTCCTTCATTAGCGGATATTAGAATTGAAGGACACAAGAAATGTGAATTATTAAGTCTTCCTAGATCATGTATCAGGAAAATGAGTAGTCATCACCTAGAGAATTTGATAATGGATGTTTCTTCCACTCTCCCTCCACTCTACCCTCCTCTTCAGAAGCTTCAATTGTTGTCTTGCGGATCATCGTTTAGATCCCTCCATATGGATTTATTCCCCAATCTCAAAACTCTTTCAATTGGTAACAACCACTATTTTGAAGCTCTTTCAATGTCTGATGGGAAATCTCTTGAGGAACTAACATATTTACTTATCGAGCATTGTGGTAGTTTTGTATCATTCCCAAATGGTGGACTTATTGCTCCCAAGCTGAGTGAGTTTGTCATTAGAAATTGCTCTAAATTGAAGTGGTTGCCTAAGAAGATGACTTCCCTCTCAGCTTTGAATGAATTTGAAGTCATAGGTTGTCTGTTGATGGAGCCTTTTCCTGAAGGTGAAGATGAAGGTAAAGGTGGTCTGCCTGTTAGTTTGTCAAGACTTCGAATATCCTATGATGTATTATTGAAGATGAAATGGAATTGGCAAACACTACCCCATCttaccattcttcatattcttgGTAATAAAGAAGATATGGAACCATTTCCGGAGAAAGGGCTGCTGCCAACTACTATTACCTCTCTTAGTATTATGTCATTTGCGAAACTTAAAATCCTGGACAAAAATGGACTTAGACAACTCACCTCCTTGAAAACACTTGAGATCTTGGACTGCCCTGAGTTGGAGACATTGTCAGAAGAAGGGTTCCCAACCTCCCTCACCTCTTTGGAGATAGATGATTGTCCTCTGGTGAAGAAAAAATATGACCCGGAGGAGAGTGGGAATGAAGAGTACTGGACCAACATTAGTCACATACCCAATGTCCAGTTTGGTATGTATTTTTTAATCAACAACCACCGTGTAATTGTATAAAGCATCAGAAATCTCAATccgtatatatatgtgtgtgtatgttgctatatttttaaacgctacgcaagtatacgcaatcaagtagtaaatctcacacaggtgaggtcgatctcacagggaattggattaagtaccactaaattatacttatgattctattcggtaaatcgaaagcaagtatgatttaaaaacagtaaaatatgaaagaaattcagaaaacttaataacacaatttaaagttaagcaagatgagacaatagggaggagaatcctgttgttgtttacccaaattgttaatgattaattactatcctattcttggagtgaatgacagattatgaaataacctagctcctttcagatcttctagattctaaatcacatgttatctaattaattccttaattaaactaacatgaaatcagcattaagtaataatctactcgtcacataagtcatgtaaatactttcgtttcacatagaacatcgattatcttaattttagcattctcaattctcacttttcagattttgaattgagatcatagagcatgcaca is a genomic window of Cannabis sativa cultivar Pink pepper isolate KNU-18-1 chromosome 9, ASM2916894v1, whole genome shotgun sequence containing:
- the LOC115723354 gene encoding putative disease resistance protein At3g14460; this translates as MLKQLKILNYPGSKFPNWVGNDSFSNIVEVRVDDCERCSILPPFGQLPLLKDLYISGFNSVVMVGAEFYGNSSVKKPFSSLETLRFENMPSWEQWHSMQTEEATTYGKLKTLEIFNCPKLVGDLPRFFPSLADIRIEGHKKCELLSLPRSCIRKMSSHHLENLIMDVSSTLPPLYPPLQKLQLLSCGSSFRSLHMDLFPNLKTLSIGNNHYFEALSMSDGKSLEELTYLLIEHCGSFVSFPNGGLIAPKLSEFVIRNCSKLKWLPKKMTSLSALNEFEVIGCLLMEPFPEGEDEGKGGLPVSLSRLRISYDVLLKMKWNWQTLPHLTILHILGNKEDMEPFPEKGLLPTTITSLSIMSFAKLKILDKNGLRQLTSLKTLEILDCPELETLSEEGFPTSLTSLEIDDCPLVKKKYDPEESGNEEYWTNISHIPNVQFGLDFTEDSCFSSVIQSMKEFIKNQRLVLQMIEEISQPETSNVHVGL